From the Bacteroidia bacterium genome, one window contains:
- a CDS encoding DUF1501 domain-containing protein — translation MKNKFSISRRDFLRLTTIASVPLVLGRFPLSAHAAPLISRGLAESDRVLVLVQLQGGNDGLNTLIDLNQYDALQSVRGNLLIPEPSVLNLNHDSFGFHPSMAGMKEMWERGTLGVIQNVGYPDQNRSHFRSTDIWNSGSPADEYLETGWMGRYYDLDFAGYPTGYPTLQYPHPFALTIGKSVSETCQGVTANYSLAMEDPFKPGTALVGALGDIPADCYGDVLTYVNSTVTQTNAYAEAIRKAAEAGNNLSTKYEEAGNTPLGTALKHVARLISGGLKTRLYIVQLGGFDTHDNQVVSGAPETGKHAELLKELSDAIAAFQDDVELLGISGRVMGLTYSEFGRRIRSNAGLGSDHGTAAPHFLFGSCAKKQILGDAPVIDRQVGIEDGVPMQYDFRNMFGTLLHHWLGASVAEVSSLLLSGYAALPIIRESCISSVDVEQQKEAILGDFHIYPNPAHDQLFIDVTGTGRHVTLRMFDGLGAVVQEIASRTFMPGEYSVRLNLNSLPTGTYWVHYESMSRSMIRRFTKLR, via the coding sequence ATGAAGAACAAATTTTCTATCTCCCGCAGGGATTTCCTTCGTCTGACCACCATCGCCTCTGTACCGTTGGTTCTTGGTCGCTTTCCATTGTCCGCTCATGCCGCGCCACTCATTTCGAGAGGACTGGCGGAGAGTGACAGGGTGCTCGTGCTTGTGCAGCTTCAGGGGGGCAACGACGGACTCAACACCCTCATCGACCTGAACCAGTATGACGCTTTGCAGAGTGTACGCGGAAACCTGCTCATACCGGAGCCAAGTGTGCTCAATCTCAATCATGATAGCTTTGGATTTCATCCGTCAATGGCCGGAATGAAGGAGATGTGGGAACGTGGCACTCTCGGCGTGATTCAAAACGTCGGGTACCCCGATCAAAACCGCTCGCATTTCCGCTCCACCGATATCTGGAACAGCGGTTCTCCTGCGGATGAATATCTTGAGACTGGTTGGATGGGTCGATATTACGACCTGGATTTTGCCGGCTATCCGACCGGCTATCCCACACTCCAGTACCCGCATCCATTTGCGCTTACTATTGGAAAAAGCGTCTCGGAGACCTGCCAGGGTGTGACGGCCAACTACTCGCTGGCAATGGAGGATCCATTCAAGCCGGGCACGGCGCTGGTTGGTGCGCTAGGCGATATCCCCGCGGACTGTTACGGTGATGTGTTAACATATGTCAACAGCACCGTCACGCAGACCAACGCCTATGCGGAGGCTATCCGGAAGGCTGCGGAGGCGGGGAACAATCTCTCCACGAAGTACGAGGAGGCCGGTAATACTCCCCTCGGGACTGCGCTCAAGCATGTGGCACGGTTGATTTCGGGGGGGCTGAAAACACGACTCTATATTGTTCAGCTCGGGGGATTCGACACGCACGACAACCAGGTGGTCAGCGGCGCGCCAGAGACCGGGAAGCATGCCGAGCTGCTCAAGGAACTCTCGGATGCAATCGCTGCCTTCCAGGACGATGTCGAGCTGTTAGGCATCAGTGGGCGAGTCATGGGATTGACATACTCTGAGTTCGGTCGTCGCATACGCTCCAATGCCGGACTCGGCAGTGACCATGGTACCGCGGCTCCGCATTTCCTTTTCGGCTCCTGCGCAAAAAAACAAATTCTCGGCGACGCGCCGGTGATCGACAGGCAGGTAGGCATTGAAGACGGCGTGCCGATGCAATATGATTTCCGGAATATGTTCGGAACACTTCTGCATCACTGGCTTGGTGCGAGCGTGGCAGAAGTCTCGAGCCTGTTGTTGTCGGGCTACGCCGCATTGCCAATCATTCGCGAGAGCTGCATCAGCTCTGTCGATGTAGAGCAGCAAAAAGAGGCAATTCTCGGCGATTTCCACATCTACCCGAATCCCGCTCACGATCAATTATTTATCGACGTGACAGGGACCGGACGGCACGTAACCCTGCGTATGTTCGATGGGCTCGGTGCCGTCGTACAGGAGATTGCGTCCCGGACATTCATGCCCGGTGAATACTCTGTCAGACTCAATCTCAACAGTCTTCCCACAGGAACGTATTGGGTACACTATGAATCCATGAGTCGCAGCATGATCAGAAGATTCACGAAGCTACGTTGA
- a CDS encoding CusA/CzcA family heavy metal efflux RND transporter, whose translation MIEGIIRFSIRNKLMVSLFTLALLTGGIFAMLGLPIDAVPDITNNQVQIISRAPSLAVQEVENFITAPIEFSVTNIPRVIELRSISRLGLSVVTVVFEEGADIYWARQQIGERLREAEAHIPTGLAEIELAPVSTGLGEIFQYTLEIDPAQRGKYSLEDLRTMQDWIVRRQLLGTKGVADVNSYGGFVKQYEVAVNPERLRALGISMTDIFDALEKNNQNTGSAYIDRKPSAYFIRGVGLVRTLEDIENVPIARVNNLPVLIRDVASVRYGHATRYGALISDTSETVGGVVMMLKGENANLVIANVKERLEAIQKSLPADVRITPFLDRSDLVGRAISTVSRNLIEGALIVILVLVLLLGNLRAGLIVASVIPLSMLFAIIMMRLFGVTGNLMSLGAIDFGLIVDGAVIIVESIVHRFVKHPDIFTQGQERIDQEVFAASSRIRKAAAFGEIIIVIVYLPILALVGIEGKMFRPMAQVVGFAILGAFLLSLTWVPMISAVIFRVRHSGRQNVSDKIMDALHRAFEPVIGFALRRKRIVVGCALALLLVGALLFGRLGGEFIPELEEGDLAALVITLQGSSPSHTVEVVRTANEILRKNFPEVKHLICKIGPGEIPTDPTPMETGDYIITLKDKSEWSSAKSREELVELMEEKLAVIPGVKFEFQQPIQLRFNELMTGSRQDVAVKLFGDNLDTLAERAEAINELIGGIPGVEDRNIERVTGLAQIVVEYDRARLAQFGIPIEEANRVLRAGFAGTETGVVFEEGRRFDMVVRLDPHFRTDIDDIASLPLTLHDGTQIPLEQVARIGIQSGPAQVSREKAARRLTVGFNVRGRDIQSVVEDVQRVLGAKLRLPAGYYLAYGGEFENLTAARNRLAITVPVALLLIVLLLYFTFHSMKQTLLIFSAVPLAAVGGVLALLVRSMHFSISAGVGFIALFGVAVLNGIVLISEFNALERDGVTDIEERVRRGLKTRLRPVVMTAAVASLGFLPMAISTSAGAEVQRPLATVVIGGILTSTILTLVVLPVLYVLVTRGGWFRRGWFRLRGHRTAVTAAIALFLCSAAPTQAQEAIPTGLTLDQAISRAIRTNLEVTAAEREYEAADAARGAAWDVGKTSIDFEYGQLNSPMNDNALTLAQTFSFPTLYLSQRRLAGAVADRAGVLRSGTRLEIATQVKRLYWQIVYQSAMRQLLSSQDSLYSGFLHAAELRAKVGETTKLEAMTARSHQMEVRNQLREIEIDQATAGRTLQVLLNVEQAVRPLDTTLPAATEVSSIKDGATGSPHRLLPILDSEIAEKEATVELHRMLPDISLGLTTQTMNGVADPNSGRLYPSGQRFTGVRIGVAVPIWFLPQVAKVEAAGIRAEAARARSEYRLRSLDVQIRNLRDDVTKYRNSRMYYEEQALPEAQQIEQQAVKGYSSGAMDYLEYVQSITRVNEIRRSALRASLDHLMSVITLEYLEGIE comes from the coding sequence ATGATCGAAGGTATCATTCGTTTTTCAATACGCAACAAGCTCATGGTGAGCCTGTTCACTCTTGCCCTCCTGACGGGTGGCATTTTCGCGATGCTCGGACTTCCGATCGACGCTGTTCCCGACATCACCAACAATCAGGTCCAGATCATATCACGCGCTCCCTCGCTCGCGGTACAGGAAGTGGAAAATTTCATAACGGCGCCTATCGAATTTTCCGTCACGAATATCCCGCGCGTGATTGAGCTGCGGTCGATCTCACGACTCGGACTCTCGGTCGTAACGGTCGTTTTCGAGGAAGGAGCAGACATCTACTGGGCACGCCAGCAGATCGGCGAGCGGCTGCGTGAAGCCGAAGCACACATCCCCACCGGACTCGCGGAAATCGAACTCGCTCCGGTCTCCACCGGACTTGGCGAGATTTTTCAGTACACCCTCGAGATAGATCCGGCGCAACGCGGCAAGTATTCGCTTGAGGATCTGCGCACGATGCAGGACTGGATCGTCCGTCGCCAGTTGCTGGGCACAAAAGGTGTCGCCGATGTCAACAGTTATGGTGGCTTCGTCAAACAGTACGAGGTTGCAGTGAACCCTGAAAGGCTTCGGGCACTGGGCATCTCAATGACCGATATCTTCGATGCTCTCGAGAAGAACAATCAGAATACCGGCAGCGCCTACATCGATCGCAAACCGTCGGCCTACTTCATCCGCGGTGTTGGCCTCGTGCGCACGCTTGAAGACATCGAAAATGTTCCCATCGCTCGAGTGAACAATCTACCTGTGTTAATCCGAGATGTCGCCTCGGTCCGGTACGGGCACGCGACGAGATACGGGGCGCTCATCTCCGATACCTCGGAAACAGTCGGCGGCGTGGTGATGATGCTCAAGGGAGAGAACGCCAATCTCGTGATCGCTAATGTCAAAGAGCGGTTGGAGGCTATCCAGAAATCGTTGCCCGCAGACGTGCGCATTACACCATTTCTCGACCGTTCGGACCTTGTCGGACGAGCTATCAGCACAGTATCGCGCAACCTCATCGAAGGCGCGCTGATCGTGATCCTGGTGCTCGTACTGCTGCTCGGCAATCTTAGGGCTGGTCTGATCGTCGCGTCGGTCATACCGTTGTCGATGCTGTTTGCGATTATCATGATGCGTCTATTCGGCGTGACTGGCAATCTGATGAGTCTCGGTGCGATCGATTTCGGCCTCATCGTCGACGGGGCCGTGATCATCGTCGAGAGCATTGTACACCGATTCGTAAAGCATCCTGACATCTTCACACAAGGGCAGGAGCGCATCGATCAAGAGGTGTTCGCTGCATCAAGTCGAATCCGCAAAGCTGCCGCGTTTGGAGAAATCATCATCGTTATTGTGTATCTCCCGATTCTTGCTCTCGTTGGGATCGAGGGTAAAATGTTTCGTCCCATGGCCCAGGTGGTTGGTTTCGCGATTCTCGGAGCCTTCCTGTTGTCGCTGACATGGGTCCCAATGATCTCGGCTGTCATCTTTCGCGTGCGTCACTCAGGGCGGCAGAATGTTTCCGATAAAATAATGGATGCGCTCCATCGGGCGTTTGAGCCCGTGATAGGATTTGCCCTCCGGAGAAAGCGTATCGTGGTTGGTTGTGCTTTAGCACTGCTGCTCGTCGGCGCGCTGTTATTCGGACGCTTGGGCGGGGAGTTCATTCCTGAACTCGAGGAGGGTGACCTCGCCGCACTGGTGATCACTCTGCAGGGAAGTTCGCCCTCGCATACGGTTGAGGTGGTGCGCACCGCCAATGAGATCCTGCGGAAGAACTTCCCCGAGGTGAAGCACTTAATATGCAAGATCGGACCGGGCGAGATCCCGACCGATCCCACACCGATGGAGACAGGCGACTATATCATCACGCTGAAGGACAAGAGTGAATGGTCGAGTGCGAAATCGCGCGAGGAACTCGTCGAATTAATGGAGGAGAAGCTCGCAGTGATTCCGGGTGTGAAGTTCGAATTCCAGCAACCGATCCAGCTTCGCTTCAATGAGCTGATGACGGGGTCGCGGCAGGATGTCGCGGTGAAGCTGTTTGGTGACAATCTCGACACACTGGCTGAGCGTGCGGAAGCAATCAACGAGCTCATCGGCGGCATTCCCGGCGTGGAGGATCGAAACATCGAACGTGTGACAGGGCTTGCACAGATCGTGGTCGAGTACGATCGTGCACGACTCGCTCAGTTCGGGATTCCGATCGAAGAGGCAAACCGGGTGCTGAGGGCAGGTTTCGCCGGCACGGAGACTGGTGTCGTCTTCGAGGAGGGTCGGCGCTTCGATATGGTTGTCCGGTTGGATCCTCACTTCCGCACCGATATCGACGACATCGCCTCGTTGCCATTGACACTTCACGATGGAACGCAGATTCCACTTGAGCAGGTAGCGCGCATTGGCATTCAGTCAGGACCGGCGCAAGTGTCACGTGAGAAAGCGGCCCGCCGGCTGACCGTGGGTTTCAATGTCCGCGGTCGTGACATCCAGTCCGTGGTAGAAGATGTACAACGTGTACTCGGTGCGAAGCTGCGTCTTCCTGCCGGGTATTACCTCGCCTATGGCGGGGAGTTCGAAAATCTGACCGCTGCGCGAAACCGGCTGGCCATAACAGTTCCCGTAGCCCTGCTCCTGATCGTGCTGCTTTTGTACTTCACGTTCCATTCGATGAAGCAGACGTTGCTCATCTTCTCGGCAGTACCGCTGGCAGCGGTCGGCGGTGTGTTAGCGCTCCTCGTACGCTCGATGCACTTCTCGATCTCGGCGGGGGTGGGATTCATCGCGTTGTTCGGCGTCGCAGTGCTCAACGGTATCGTGCTCATCTCCGAATTCAACGCGCTCGAGCGCGACGGCGTGACAGATATCGAGGAACGCGTGCGGAGGGGCCTGAAAACACGCTTGCGCCCTGTAGTCATGACCGCCGCTGTAGCATCGCTCGGCTTCCTTCCGATGGCTATCTCGACGTCAGCGGGTGCGGAGGTACAGCGCCCTCTTGCCACCGTGGTCATAGGCGGTATCCTGACTTCGACGATTCTGACACTGGTTGTGCTTCCTGTTCTGTATGTACTCGTGACGCGTGGAGGGTGGTTCCGGCGTGGATGGTTCCGCCTCCGGGGGCACCGTACCGCCGTGACCGCCGCTATTGCACTCTTCCTGTGCTCGGCTGCTCCCACCCAGGCGCAAGAGGCGATTCCGACCGGACTCACGCTGGACCAAGCTATCTCGCGTGCGATCCGCACCAACCTCGAAGTGACCGCCGCGGAGAGGGAGTATGAGGCGGCGGACGCCGCACGCGGTGCCGCGTGGGATGTGGGCAAGACCAGCATCGACTTCGAGTATGGGCAACTAAACTCGCCAATGAACGACAACGCCTTGACCCTCGCACAGACCTTCTCCTTCCCAACACTGTATCTTTCGCAGCGCCGCCTGGCGGGGGCGGTTGCTGATCGCGCAGGTGTGCTGCGATCGGGCACACGGCTTGAAATCGCAACACAGGTCAAGCGGTTGTACTGGCAAATCGTGTATCAGAGCGCGATGCGCCAACTGCTGTCATCTCAGGACAGCCTCTACAGCGGCTTCCTGCATGCAGCTGAACTTCGCGCGAAGGTCGGTGAAACGACAAAGCTCGAGGCGATGACGGCACGATCGCATCAAATGGAAGTGCGGAACCAACTTCGCGAAATAGAGATCGACCAAGCGACTGCGGGACGCACTCTGCAAGTGCTTCTTAACGTCGAGCAAGCAGTCCGGCCCCTCGATACCACGCTGCCCGCAGCCACGGAAGTTTCTTCCATCAAGGACGGAGCGACCGGTAGTCCCCATCGCCTACTCCCTATTTTAGATAGCGAGATAGCGGAGAAGGAGGCCACAGTAGAGCTGCACCGCATGCTTCCCGACATCAGTCTTGGGCTGACCACACAGACGATGAACGGAGTGGCGGATCCGAACAGTGGACGCCTCTATCCCTCCGGCCAGCGCTTCACGGGCGTGCGAATAGGCGTCGCTGTTCCGATTTGGTTCCTCCCCCAAGTCGCGAAAGTGGAGGCCGCCGGCATCCGGGCCGAGGCCGCACGCGCGCGCTCGGAGTACCGCTTACGCTCGCTTGACGTCCAAATCAGGAATCTGCGCGATGACGTCACGAAATACCGGAATAGCCGGATGTACTACGAAGAGCAGGCGCTTCCCGAGGCACAGCAGATCGAGCAACAGGCCGTGAAGGGGTACAGTTCCGGTGCGATGGACTATCTCGAGTACGTACAGTCCATCACCCGTGTAAACGAGATCCGTCGTAGTGCCTTGCGAGCGTCGCTTGATCATCTTATGTCAGTCATCACCCTAGAATATCTTGAAGGAATAGAGTAA
- a CDS encoding cation-translocating P-type ATPase — protein MTTKLSDRITWRVANLDCENEARTIEKRLSAFPGLSELLVYPQTAKVSFILGTGAPELESIKETLSELGFPILHEGAAPVSPPVWRNNKVIVSAGSGVLLGVTYLLESIVLPPSLLSTVLYGSGMLLGGWYFFRQAITDFVRERIVGIEMLMMVAAIGAFLLGQHVQALILVFLYSISEALEGYTVDKTRNAVRALMNLAPGMATVLRDSVEVDIPVEQLAVGDVFLLRSGQSIPTDGVIVDGTSHVNEATLTGESRPVLKTIGDPVFAGTNNVEGMLSIKATRTTSDNTLSRIIKLVEDAQEKKANSELMIRRFGRWYSPGVLLAGLLLAAIPGLLTGDWSEWTARAMVFIVSASPCALIISIPITMVAAIGTGARMGILLKGGNVLEQLAGVRALAFDKTGTLTVGKPKVTRVISVDGTSEDLLIEIAASVERFSKHPLAEAIVNEGQLRGIIPGTVRDATSITGNGIFARYRDLEVFIGKKEWVAASCETSIDAISSSVSQPGHEEDSVVYIATRAALLGAILIGDEVRPNAAETIKNLNRCGITHTALLTGDHFDAASAIAHVTGIREFHANLSPEGKMAVIANLQRTYGATAMIGDGVNDAPALASATVGIAMGAAGSDVALETADVALLADDLSKISQSLLLARKARRVVRQNLVLSMAVITALITASFFGATLPIAVVAHEASEFIVILNGLRLLRG, from the coding sequence ATGACAACGAAATTGAGCGATAGGATCACATGGCGCGTTGCCAATCTCGACTGCGAGAATGAGGCGCGTACCATTGAGAAGAGGCTCTCTGCATTTCCCGGACTCTCTGAACTATTGGTGTATCCACAAACGGCCAAGGTCTCGTTCATCCTGGGCACTGGCGCCCCCGAACTTGAATCGATCAAGGAAACACTATCAGAGCTGGGCTTTCCGATTCTGCATGAGGGAGCGGCGCCTGTGTCCCCTCCCGTGTGGCGAAACAACAAGGTGATTGTCTCGGCCGGTTCAGGTGTGCTTTTGGGTGTTACCTACCTCCTTGAGTCGATTGTACTGCCCCCATCACTGCTCTCTACGGTTCTTTACGGCAGTGGCATGCTGCTCGGTGGTTGGTATTTCTTTCGCCAGGCAATCACCGACTTTGTCCGTGAGAGAATTGTCGGGATAGAGATGCTTATGATGGTGGCCGCCATCGGGGCATTTTTGCTGGGACAGCATGTTCAAGCATTGATTTTGGTGTTCCTGTACTCAATTTCGGAGGCTCTTGAGGGTTACACAGTCGACAAAACACGAAATGCCGTTCGTGCATTGATGAACCTGGCGCCAGGCATGGCAACCGTGCTACGGGATTCTGTCGAGGTTGACATCCCTGTCGAGCAATTGGCAGTTGGTGATGTTTTTCTACTACGATCCGGCCAATCGATTCCGACCGACGGTGTGATAGTTGATGGAACCTCGCATGTGAATGAAGCCACACTCACTGGAGAGTCTCGGCCTGTATTAAAAACTATCGGTGATCCTGTTTTTGCAGGCACGAACAATGTCGAGGGCATGCTTTCGATCAAGGCGACTCGTACGACAAGCGACAATACCCTGAGTAGAATCATCAAGCTGGTCGAGGATGCTCAGGAAAAAAAGGCGAATTCAGAACTGATGATTCGCCGATTCGGGCGTTGGTATAGTCCGGGTGTTCTCCTCGCCGGATTACTTCTCGCTGCCATTCCGGGACTGTTAACTGGGGACTGGAGTGAATGGACCGCAAGAGCAATGGTGTTTATCGTTTCAGCCTCACCCTGCGCTTTGATCATTTCGATTCCAATCACGATGGTGGCGGCGATTGGTACTGGGGCGCGGATGGGAATATTATTGAAGGGCGGGAACGTTCTCGAACAGCTTGCGGGAGTGCGTGCACTCGCTTTCGACAAAACCGGCACTCTCACAGTCGGCAAACCGAAAGTCACCCGCGTCATTTCCGTTGACGGCACCTCTGAAGATCTCTTGATAGAAATTGCTGCCTCGGTCGAGCGTTTTTCAAAACATCCGCTCGCAGAGGCAATTGTCAATGAAGGGCAACTCCGTGGGATCATTCCAGGGACTGTGCGAGATGCGACGTCAATCACCGGGAACGGGATTTTCGCGCGATACCGTGATTTGGAAGTGTTCATCGGAAAGAAGGAATGGGTGGCTGCATCATGTGAAACGAGCATTGATGCGATATCTAGTTCTGTGTCGCAACCGGGTCATGAGGAGGATTCAGTAGTCTACATTGCCACGAGGGCTGCCCTGCTGGGAGCGATTCTCATTGGAGACGAAGTTCGACCGAATGCCGCTGAGACAATCAAGAACCTCAATCGCTGCGGCATCACGCATACTGCTCTGCTTACTGGAGATCATTTTGATGCTGCCAGTGCTATTGCTCATGTGACTGGGATTCGAGAATTCCATGCTAATCTGTCCCCTGAAGGTAAAATGGCGGTGATTGCTAACCTGCAAAGGACCTACGGCGCCACTGCTATGATCGGTGATGGTGTGAATGACGCGCCAGCGCTGGCGAGTGCGACCGTCGGCATAGCTATGGGGGCGGCTGGCAGCGATGTCGCTTTGGAAACCGCGGATGTTGCGCTTCTGGCTGATGATCTGTCGAAGATTTCTCAGTCTCTTCTGCTGGCAAGAAAGGCCCGCCGTGTTGTTCGTCAGAATCTGGTGCTCTCAATGGCAGTGATTACAGCGTTGATCACAGCCTCTTTCTTCGGGGCGACCCTGCCGATCGCAGTGGTCGCGCATGAAGCGAGTGAATTCATCGTCATCCTCAATGGACTTCGCTTGCTACGCGGATGA
- a CDS encoding transposase: MTHATLGGIKHYMRRSLGLGAWLDSPGDGRVAMEITARDLIWALLASTLLRIGSALGAARTLTNASQRSTGLVHTFGDDTLHYFTERLSVDALRRTLYGLARRIKRMKVLENTAHIGLAIDGTGVGKLTKCCCPWCLPVRNSAGTVLGYTHKLTALSIAGVGLPLLLDMEPYGPADSEYGAAQRLLRRANDLLGRGFADYLVVDGGFPTAPFLHAATALHMPIIARLKGNLPSILQQAEQRFHLDPPCDRYKEGEDTFELWDERFPPWDALDWTSVRVLRYRQTKPDGTVIEAMWLTNIAKRTMGSRNLVRAAKARWEIENEGFNVTKNQYHFAVNRHHQGNSMMVQWLLTFLAINIERLYRIRYLHRGTHPIMESITLWNALWASLEPRHWYWGRAPG; the protein is encoded by the coding sequence ATGACCCATGCCACCCTCGGTGGAATCAAGCACTACATGCGCCGGTCTCTCGGGCTCGGCGCGTGGCTCGACTCCCCGGGGGATGGACGCGTGGCGATGGAGATCACCGCGCGCGATCTGATCTGGGCCTTGCTGGCCAGCACCCTTCTGCGCATCGGCAGCGCCCTGGGTGCGGCGCGCACCCTGACGAATGCCTCGCAGCGGAGCACCGGACTCGTACACACCTTTGGCGATGATACGCTGCACTACTTCACCGAACGCCTGAGCGTCGATGCCCTGCGACGGACACTCTATGGGCTGGCGCGGCGCATCAAACGCATGAAGGTCTTAGAGAACACTGCCCACATCGGATTGGCGATCGACGGAACCGGAGTCGGAAAACTGACCAAGTGCTGCTGTCCGTGGTGCCTGCCCGTGCGCAACAGCGCGGGCACGGTCCTCGGATACACCCATAAACTGACGGCTTTGAGCATTGCCGGGGTCGGTCTTCCGCTTTTGCTCGATATGGAGCCCTACGGTCCGGCCGACAGCGAGTACGGAGCCGCGCAGCGCTTGCTGCGACGGGCCAACGATCTTCTCGGCCGCGGCTTCGCCGATTATCTGGTGGTGGACGGGGGCTTTCCCACCGCTCCGTTCCTGCATGCGGCCACGGCACTGCACATGCCGATCATCGCACGATTGAAAGGGAATCTCCCCTCCATTCTCCAGCAGGCCGAACAGCGCTTTCACCTCGATCCTCCGTGTGATCGCTACAAGGAGGGGGAGGACACCTTCGAACTTTGGGATGAACGCTTCCCTCCATGGGACGCCCTCGATTGGACATCGGTGCGCGTGTTGCGCTACCGGCAAACCAAGCCCGACGGGACGGTGATCGAAGCGATGTGGCTGACCAATATTGCCAAGCGCACCATGGGCAGCCGCAATCTGGTACGGGCGGCAAAGGCACGCTGGGAGATCGAGAACGAAGGCTTCAACGTCACCAAGAATCAGTACCACTTCGCGGTCAATCGACATCATCAGGGAAACAGCATGATGGTGCAGTGGTTGCTGACGTTCCTGGCCATCAACATCGAGCGACTCTACCGCATCCGCTATCTCCATCGCGGGACGCATCCCATCATGGAGAGCATCACGTTGTGGAATGCCTTGTGGGCGTCCCTGGAGCCACGCCACTGGTATTGGGGCAGGGCGCCTGGATAA
- a CDS encoding efflux RND transporter periplasmic adaptor subunit: protein MNRLMESAKTFFACMTVVLVASGCGERSGSDNAHNNPAEMKTSAPTSGLSEHPVTTDVEEHEELAENIVELSQDQIALAGISYGTAEKRTIGDALRVTGTVRSTPQGTASVSMPFGGFIKSTSLLPGTSVRKGQVLATIVNTEFVDLQQNYLDVRHRLGYAEGEFKRHQELFKEDVYSQKSVQQTASEYQSLKAQLRGLEQKLAVLGINPATLNEDNITAVLPVRSPISGHVSGVNVNLGKYVSPTDVLFTIVGSEQLILELTLFENDARTIASGSSVHFTVNNEKHEHSATVYQVGSSITASRTYLVYATVRPPCPNLLPGMYVNARIERGDRQAYVVPKESVVSFNDVSYVLVFERQKSENGKPFTEYRFIKIRAGASREGMIEISPLEEVDLQQAKLVIKGAYALLSAKRNAGEMTCG from the coding sequence ATGAATCGATTAATGGAATCCGCGAAGACATTTTTCGCCTGCATGACCGTAGTTCTCGTCGCGTCAGGTTGCGGCGAACGGAGCGGGTCAGACAATGCGCACAACAATCCGGCAGAAATGAAGACTTCGGCTCCCACCTCTGGACTCTCCGAACATCCTGTTACTACTGATGTGGAGGAGCATGAAGAACTCGCTGAGAACATCGTTGAACTTTCGCAGGATCAGATCGCACTTGCAGGCATCTCGTATGGTACAGCTGAAAAGCGTACCATTGGCGACGCTCTGCGGGTCACAGGAACCGTACGGTCGACACCTCAGGGTACCGCGTCTGTGAGCATGCCCTTCGGCGGCTTCATCAAGTCGACATCGCTACTGCCCGGTACGTCCGTGCGCAAGGGCCAGGTGCTTGCAACCATAGTGAACACTGAGTTTGTCGACCTTCAGCAGAACTATCTGGATGTCAGGCACCGCCTCGGATATGCCGAAGGCGAATTTAAGCGGCATCAGGAGTTATTCAAGGAGGACGTCTACTCACAGAAAAGTGTACAGCAGACAGCTTCGGAATATCAATCGCTGAAAGCACAACTGCGAGGGCTCGAGCAGAAACTCGCCGTGCTCGGGATCAATCCGGCAACGCTGAATGAAGACAACATCACGGCCGTGTTGCCCGTTCGATCACCTATCAGCGGCCACGTTTCGGGCGTGAACGTCAACCTCGGTAAGTACGTCTCGCCGACCGACGTACTCTTCACGATTGTCGGTTCGGAGCAGCTCATCCTTGAGCTCACCCTGTTCGAAAATGACGCGCGTACAATCGCGTCTGGGTCGTCTGTGCATTTCACTGTCAACAACGAGAAGCATGAACACTCCGCTACTGTGTATCAGGTCGGCAGTTCAATCACCGCATCCCGAACCTATTTGGTCTATGCTACGGTGCGCCCCCCATGTCCAAACCTCCTCCCCGGCATGTATGTGAATGCGCGAATCGAGCGCGGTGACCGCCAGGCCTACGTCGTACCAAAGGAAAGCGTCGTCTCTTTCAACGACGTTTCGTACGTACTGGTATTCGAACGGCAGAAAAGTGAGAATGGAAAACCGTTCACAGAATACCGGTTCATCAAAATCCGTGCAGGCGCCTCCCGCGAAGGTATGATTGAGATATCTCCGCTTGAAGAGGTCGATCTCCAACAAGCGAAACTTGTCATCAAGGGCGCATACGCACTCCTGTCCGCGAAAAGGAATGCGGGCGAAATGACATGCGGATGA